One window of Novipirellula aureliae genomic DNA carries:
- a CDS encoding aminotransferase class III-fold pyridoxal phosphate-dependent enzyme has protein sequence MKTETKHSAVEFKLAEILRSSSGMDLADLDRNASFLELGFDSLFLIQFSQRIKQSLGVKVTFRQMIEDLASFDALIGYLVPLVEVDAAPSGRIAGTPTLDLGGPTNGPVVPPSMTAAPATNGQAIAAGLIPHQITDASRQSSGLGAGIGLEQIIAQQNELMAMQLQLLEGPIGSRKLANSSSDREGVPVSENSGQKKDTKRFGPYKPLRRSPSSELTANQQAHLDALIKRLTAKTAKSKAHSERHREHFADPRGVACYRRMWKSMVYQITVSKSAGSQLWDIDGNEYIDIAMGFGLNLFGQSPAFLTDTIKKQLDCGIEVGPQSPLAGEVAQLLCDLTRKDRATFCNTGSEAVMGALRIARTVTGKSKVIFFNQDYHGNFDEVLMRCNQVAGNWRTSPASPGVPSSLLGDVIVLPYGAPESLDYIRSHTDELAAVLVEPVQSANPLLQPREFLKKVRQITAESNVAMIMDEVITGFRAAQGGVQELFDVWADIATYGKILGGGMPIGAIAGSARYMDALDGGMWRYDDDSDPTADMTFFAGTFVRHPLAMAAAHQVLMKLKEEGPELQQELTKKTERLADRLNEFFEKELYPIRIAQFASQFRMTFPTELQYADLLYFHLLDRGIFMRGWQDNCFLSTVHTDEQIETVIDAVKDSCEELRAGGFLPHPQTTATEVSLASTRDDSMPSSISTLIPIQEEGTRPPLFCMPAADGLTLVYHALSECLGSDQPVYGLHSPGVFKEPIPDTLEALAKRFIHDLKEVQPSGPYFIAGYCSGGTTAIEVARQLLEQGDKVAILACIETYNWNTAPWTTRSTKVRAVYELERIRFHWQNFCLLSHRDKRQFLASKLSSLRKRTRVWRAGIASRFRRSVQSQTPTRTVVNMSDIWKKHDELAEAYVPPVYPGRLIQYRPCVDYQCYMTDELQAESMSITRLPNYPAATMARPFVEELASRLKEEMDAVIETKHKPRIPSNANVADSVDSKLREGPKKILFPLAD, from the coding sequence ATGAAGACTGAAACAAAACATTCTGCCGTCGAGTTCAAACTCGCCGAGATTTTACGGTCGTCGAGTGGGATGGATTTAGCGGATCTTGATCGGAATGCCAGCTTTCTCGAACTCGGCTTTGACTCGTTGTTTTTGATCCAGTTCAGTCAACGCATCAAACAATCGTTGGGGGTCAAAGTCACGTTTCGTCAAATGATCGAGGATTTGGCTTCGTTTGACGCATTGATCGGCTACCTTGTACCGCTAGTCGAAGTCGATGCGGCTCCCAGCGGTCGGATTGCGGGAACGCCGACGTTGGACTTAGGTGGCCCCACAAATGGTCCTGTCGTACCTCCGTCCATGACGGCGGCACCGGCAACAAACGGACAAGCGATCGCCGCTGGGCTAATACCGCATCAAATCACTGATGCTTCGCGCCAATCGAGTGGATTGGGAGCCGGCATTGGTCTGGAGCAGATCATTGCTCAGCAAAACGAGTTGATGGCGATGCAATTGCAATTGCTAGAGGGACCCATCGGTTCGCGAAAACTAGCAAATTCATCAAGCGACCGAGAGGGCGTCCCCGTATCGGAGAATTCTGGCCAAAAAAAGGACACGAAACGATTCGGCCCTTACAAACCGCTGCGGCGTAGTCCCAGCAGTGAATTGACGGCAAACCAACAAGCTCATCTCGACGCACTGATCAAACGCCTAACCGCAAAGACGGCCAAATCGAAAGCTCACTCCGAACGCCATCGCGAACACTTTGCCGATCCTCGCGGCGTTGCCTGCTACCGTCGGATGTGGAAATCGATGGTTTACCAAATCACGGTTTCCAAATCGGCAGGTTCGCAATTATGGGACATCGACGGAAACGAGTATATCGATATCGCGATGGGATTCGGGTTGAACTTGTTTGGCCAATCACCAGCATTCCTTACCGATACGATTAAGAAACAACTCGACTGCGGCATCGAAGTGGGGCCGCAATCACCGCTCGCCGGTGAAGTGGCTCAGCTATTGTGCGATCTGACTCGCAAAGATCGAGCAACGTTTTGTAACACAGGTTCCGAAGCCGTGATGGGAGCGCTTCGAATTGCTCGTACGGTAACTGGCAAATCGAAAGTCATCTTTTTCAACCAAGATTATCACGGCAACTTTGACGAAGTGCTGATGCGATGCAACCAAGTTGCCGGGAATTGGCGAACCTCACCCGCCTCGCCCGGCGTTCCGTCGAGCTTACTTGGCGATGTGATCGTATTGCCTTACGGAGCACCGGAGTCACTCGATTACATTCGCAGTCATACCGACGAGTTGGCGGCCGTATTGGTTGAACCGGTACAGAGTGCGAACCCGCTTTTGCAGCCGCGTGAATTCTTGAAAAAAGTCCGCCAAATTACCGCCGAATCGAACGTTGCGATGATTATGGACGAAGTCATTACCGGATTTCGGGCGGCTCAGGGCGGTGTACAAGAGCTGTTTGACGTCTGGGCCGACATCGCGACTTACGGAAAAATACTCGGTGGTGGTATGCCGATCGGAGCGATCGCGGGCTCGGCTCGTTACATGGACGCTCTTGATGGCGGCATGTGGCGTTACGATGACGATTCCGATCCGACCGCCGACATGACGTTTTTCGCTGGCACCTTCGTTCGTCATCCGCTTGCCATGGCCGCAGCTCATCAAGTGTTGATGAAGCTCAAAGAAGAAGGTCCCGAATTGCAACAAGAATTGACTAAGAAAACCGAACGATTGGCCGACCGTTTGAACGAGTTCTTCGAGAAAGAACTCTATCCGATTCGGATCGCCCAGTTTGCGTCCCAGTTCCGCATGACGTTTCCCACCGAGTTGCAGTACGCCGATCTACTCTACTTTCACCTGCTCGATCGTGGGATTTTCATGCGGGGTTGGCAAGACAATTGTTTCTTATCAACCGTACATACCGACGAACAAATCGAAACGGTCATTGACGCGGTCAAAGACAGTTGCGAGGAACTTCGTGCTGGTGGCTTTCTGCCGCATCCCCAAACGACCGCTACGGAAGTCTCCCTTGCATCGACAAGGGATGATTCGATGCCGTCATCCATCTCAACGCTGATTCCGATTCAAGAGGAGGGCACACGACCACCACTGTTTTGCATGCCTGCCGCCGATGGGCTGACACTCGTCTATCATGCGCTCAGCGAATGTTTGGGCAGTGACCAACCTGTTTACGGGCTGCACTCGCCCGGTGTTTTCAAGGAACCGATTCCTGATACGCTCGAAGCGTTAGCCAAGCGATTTATTCATGATTTAAAGGAAGTGCAACCCAGCGGTCCATACTTTATTGCTGGCTATTGCAGCGGAGGTACCACTGCGATCGAGGTGGCCCGGCAGTTGCTCGAACAGGGCGACAAAGTAGCTATACTCGCTTGTATTGAGACCTACAATTGGAACACCGCTCCTTGGACAACACGCAGTACAAAAGTCCGGGCAGTTTACGAGTTAGAACGAATCCGATTTCACTGGCAGAACTTTTGTCTGTTATCTCATCGCGATAAGAGGCAGTTCCTGGCATCAAAACTAAGCTCCTTGCGAAAGCGGACCAGGGTGTGGCGTGCGGGAATCGCAAGTCGATTTAGGCGTTCGGTGCAATCGCAGACGCCCACACGAACCGTTGTCAACATGTCCGACATATGGAAAAAGCATGACGAGCTCGCCGAGGCTTATGTCCCGCCTGTCTATCCAGGTCGTCTAATCCAATACCGGCCCTGTGTTGATTACCAATGCTACATGACGGACGAATTACAGGCCGAATCGATGTCGATCACTCGGTTGCCCAATTATCCCGCCGCAACGATGGCCCGCCCCTTTGTGGAAGAATTGGCAAGTCGATTGAAGGAAGAAATGGATGCCGTCATTGAAACGAAACACAAACCACGCATTCCTAGCAACGCCAACGTAGCGGATTCGGTTGACAGCAAGTTAAGAGAAGGACCGAAAAAAATATTGTTCCCGCTTGCCGATTAG
- the gcvP gene encoding aminomethyl-transferring glycine dehydrogenase, whose translation MSIAPQKNAAPNVPQSSGIHLGDADPQSRLDFGDGFIRRHIGPSDGEITSMLESLGFSTLEDLTDATVPADIRLESELDIPDPRGEHEFLSALKMIAEKNKVYRSCIGMGYTGTVTPPVILRNVLENPGWYTQYTPYQAEIAQGRLEALLNFQTMIAELTALPLAGASLLDEATAAAEAMGMCVSIAAHKKIGFWASDDCHPQTLALLETRAEGLGVDLKVGPISEIDFDHGQGGLCGLLVQYPTTDGRINDYRELTAKAKQHGTLVVAAADILALTMLMPPGEWGADVCIGSAQRFGVPMGLGGPHAAFISTHEKYARKLPGRIIGVSKDSHGNRALRMAMQTREQHIRRDKATSNICTAQALLAIINSFYGVYHGPDGLRQIAQRTQGFASALVKGLDRLGHTTLDDGPVFDTLRIRLGKGRVHAARQVADAARERHINLREYADGTLGVTLDETADRALVADLLAAFNFGHYTGFDIDDLLAEADADGMSDFGAMRRTSEFMTQEVFNVYHSETELLRYIFKLMGRDLSLAHSMIPLGSCTMKLNGTSEMIPVTWPEFSQMHPFAPDTQWRGYTHMFRQLERWLCEVTGFSAVSLQPNSGAQGEYTGLLVIRAYHEHQARQEGRENVRTVCLIPTSAHGTNPASAVMAGMKVVGIKCNQRGDIDVDDLKAKATEHAEHLSALMITYPSTHGVFESTIREVCAIIHDNGGQVYMDGANMNAQVGLTSPGRIGADVCHLNLHKTFCIPHGGGGPGMGPIGVAEQLVPFLPGHPVERPDTAGEFAIGPVSAAPYGSPSILMISYVYIALMGSAGLKKATQVAILNANYMADRLKNDYDVLYTDKNGRVAHEFILDCRPFEKSSGIKIDDIAKRLMDYGFHGPTMSWPVPGTLMIEPTESESKAELDRFCDAMISIRKEIAAIEKGEMDREDNPLKHSPHTVDAIGSDDWPHGYSRSQAAWPTEWLRDAKFWPTVGRIDNTYGDRHLVCTCPSVEESEAAG comes from the coding sequence ATGAGTATTGCTCCCCAAAAGAACGCCGCCCCAAATGTTCCGCAAAGTTCTGGTATTCATCTCGGTGACGCCGATCCCCAAAGTCGACTCGATTTTGGAGACGGCTTTATCCGGCGGCATATCGGCCCGTCCGATGGAGAGATTACCAGCATGCTTGAGAGCCTTGGGTTTTCGACCCTCGAGGATCTCACGGATGCGACCGTTCCAGCAGACATTCGACTCGAGTCCGAACTCGATATCCCAGACCCGCGTGGCGAGCACGAGTTTTTGTCGGCTCTGAAAATGATTGCTGAAAAGAACAAGGTGTATCGCTCTTGTATCGGCATGGGTTACACCGGCACGGTCACTCCACCGGTGATTCTGCGCAACGTGTTGGAAAACCCCGGTTGGTACACACAATACACGCCTTACCAAGCCGAGATTGCCCAAGGGCGTCTCGAAGCGTTATTGAATTTTCAAACGATGATTGCGGAGTTAACGGCGTTGCCACTTGCCGGAGCCAGTTTACTTGATGAGGCGACCGCGGCAGCCGAGGCGATGGGCATGTGTGTTTCGATCGCAGCTCACAAAAAAATCGGTTTTTGGGCAAGTGACGATTGTCATCCACAAACCTTGGCGCTGCTCGAAACGCGGGCGGAAGGTTTAGGCGTTGATTTAAAGGTTGGGCCGATTAGTGAAATTGATTTTGATCATGGACAAGGCGGTTTGTGTGGGCTATTGGTGCAATATCCAACCACTGATGGACGGATCAATGACTATCGTGAATTGACGGCGAAGGCCAAGCAGCACGGTACGCTAGTGGTCGCTGCTGCGGACATCTTGGCACTGACCATGTTGATGCCGCCCGGTGAATGGGGAGCCGACGTTTGTATCGGATCGGCGCAACGTTTTGGCGTGCCGATGGGTTTGGGCGGCCCCCATGCGGCGTTCATTTCCACTCATGAAAAATATGCTCGCAAGTTACCCGGTCGGATTATCGGCGTATCCAAAGATTCGCACGGCAACCGGGCTTTGCGGATGGCGATGCAAACGCGTGAACAACACATTCGCCGTGACAAAGCGACCAGTAACATTTGCACGGCACAGGCCTTGCTGGCGATTATCAACTCTTTCTACGGAGTCTACCACGGTCCCGACGGGCTGCGCCAAATCGCACAACGAACGCAAGGCTTTGCATCGGCGCTGGTCAAGGGACTCGATCGACTCGGCCACACCACCCTTGATGACGGCCCGGTTTTCGACACCCTGCGTATTCGCTTGGGCAAAGGGCGTGTTCATGCCGCTCGTCAAGTGGCCGACGCCGCTCGCGAACGGCACATCAACTTGCGTGAATATGCCGATGGGACTTTGGGTGTAACGCTCGACGAAACCGCCGACCGAGCGTTGGTGGCCGATTTGTTGGCTGCGTTTAATTTCGGCCACTATACCGGTTTCGATATTGATGACTTATTGGCTGAAGCGGACGCCGATGGCATGTCCGACTTCGGAGCGATGAGGCGAACGAGCGAGTTCATGACCCAAGAGGTCTTCAATGTCTATCACAGTGAAACGGAACTGCTGAGGTATATCTTCAAGTTAATGGGCCGCGATTTGTCGCTCGCCCATTCCATGATTCCGCTTGGTTCCTGCACGATGAAACTTAACGGGACCAGCGAAATGATCCCGGTGACTTGGCCTGAGTTTTCTCAAATGCATCCATTTGCACCTGACACGCAATGGCGTGGCTACACCCACATGTTCCGCCAACTCGAACGCTGGCTTTGTGAAGTCACCGGTTTTTCAGCCGTTAGTTTGCAGCCCAACTCGGGTGCCCAAGGCGAATACACGGGGCTACTTGTCATCCGTGCTTACCATGAACATCAAGCCCGGCAAGAAGGCCGCGAAAACGTTCGCACGGTTTGCTTGATTCCCACATCGGCTCATGGAACCAATCCCGCTTCGGCGGTGATGGCTGGGATGAAAGTCGTCGGTATCAAATGCAACCAACGCGGCGATATTGACGTGGATGATTTGAAAGCGAAGGCGACCGAGCATGCGGAGCATCTATCGGCCCTGATGATTACTTATCCATCCACGCATGGCGTCTTCGAGTCGACGATTCGAGAAGTCTGTGCGATCATTCATGACAATGGCGGGCAAGTTTACATGGATGGTGCCAACATGAACGCGCAAGTTGGCTTGACAAGTCCAGGGCGGATTGGCGCCGATGTTTGTCACTTGAACCTACACAAAACGTTTTGCATTCCACACGGTGGTGGTGGTCCAGGAATGGGGCCGATCGGTGTGGCTGAGCAATTGGTGCCGTTTTTGCCGGGACATCCCGTCGAACGTCCCGATACCGCAGGTGAGTTTGCCATCGGTCCCGTTTCGGCTGCTCCCTACGGTAGCCCGAGCATTTTAATGATTAGCTACGTCTACATCGCTTTGATGGGCTCGGCTGGTCTCAAAAAGGCGACTCAGGTGGCGATACTCAATGCCAACTACATGGCCGATCGTTTGAAGAACGATTATGACGTCCTGTACACCGACAAGAACGGACGTGTCGCTCATGAGTTTATTCTCGATTGCCGACCTTTCGAAAAATCATCGGGTATCAAGATCGATGATATTGCTAAGCGGTTGATGGATTACGGTTTTCATGGGCCGACGATGTCATGGCCAGTGCCCGGGACATTGATGATCGAACCGACCGAGAGCGAATCGAAGGCAGAGCTTGATCGTTTTTGTGATGCGATGATCTCCATTCGCAAAGAGATTGCCGCAATTGAAAAGGGAGAGATGGATCGCGAAGACAACCCGTTAAAACATTCGCCGCATACCGTCGATGCGATCGGCAGTGATGATTGGCCGCACGGCTATTCGCGGTCGCAAGCGGCATGGCCAACCGAGTGGCTTCGAGACGCCAAGTTCTGGCCAACCGTCGGCCGTATCGATAACACCTACGGCGACCGTCATTTGGTTTGCACCTGCCCCAGCGTCGAAGAAAGCGAAGCGGCTGGTTAA
- a CDS encoding polyketide synthase: MQRYKQILKATVGPRTITKRRRISPLANGSIESALIRLSPRRAGDIIDKRLIIIAAMQYKCLHHWFEQQTASSSGSVAVVSASRSWTYRELNRIANRIANQLTERGVKAGDLVALCLPRDIELIAAILGILKAGAAYVPIDPTVPPARFGFIIEDCQATSIVTNHELADRFNIPNDSQVLLADASITASDSRWDANPNVDVGPNDLAYVIYTSGSTGIPKGVLVEHHNVTRLFQQTEKWFGFDGNDVWTLFHSAAFDFSVWEIWGALLYGGRLVILPYAVSRSPRDFYRLLIEQGVTVLSQTPSAFRQLMIADEAMFDRDQPLSLRYVIFGGEALEFSSLHDWVDRHGDDSPKLINMYGITETTVHVTYRHVTASDVQSETSSCVGVPIPDLSLSVLDQNQNRVVDGQVGEIYVSGPGVARGYLNRPQLNDERFVTLQSFEGESDAVPDGKRVRYYRTGDLGRLRTNECGETELEYHGRIDRQVQLRGFRIELGEVEARLQQHAAVAQCIVIVCSEDPSWQDSLSQAGPVLAAYVVAKPEQTLLAESLRRHLAVNLPEYMIPSYFVPIDTIPLTINGKLDLDSLPSLDRAIERIGPQVDVRSAASDAERTIAEVWQTLLGTEAVSYNASFFEQGGQSLMLLEMERQLQGKFPKPFAIVDLFEYPTIPLLAEFLSGSVPARVVSPRGDSRPAKDDREDSDAIAIVGIAARFPGADSAEAFWDNLRNSVESIRRFSSQELADHGVPSSIYQDEGYVPVVATLDGIDQFDASFFGFSPREAMLTDPQHRLFLESAWTALEDAGYDFADAQRRRIGVFAGSRPNGYRDLIQQAIDATQPDVNFEVLLRNEKDFLATRVSHCLDLRGPALTVQTGCSTSLVAIQLACQSLLAGQCTMALAGGVSVDLENRHGYIAVEGMIHSSSGQVRAFDADANGTVFGEGVGVVALKRLSDARRDNDSIYAVIAATAINNDGAVKTGFAAPSVSGQAEVIEMAMQQAGVSANDIGYVETHGTGTFIGDPVEIRSLERAFRDRCADVGACPIGSVKTNIGHLDVAAGMAGLIKAAFMVRDALIPASLHFDKPNPNIHFENSPFRVNTKLVPWQTKGPRIAGVSAFGVGGTNAHVILREPTGQKRQRSRRTLNPITLSAKTPTALLNQRKRLADFLIQHPKTSLADLACTLMRRARFDYRTTVTAESVESLIEGLQRPQPVESLRPAVASPSIVFIFPGQGSQHPRMAKELYDTEPVLKTHLDACFDFLSADRKLDLRDLVFRDNADETTAAKLNQTNIAQPALFCLCYSLARWLESLGIRPESMVGHSVGEFVAATIAGVFTLSDALRLVAIRGELMQAMPEGGMMAIRTSAEDVQRYLPRRVSIAAVNSPQLCVVAGPEEQLDALERKLEKKSIVCKRLHTSHAFHSAMMKPAVAPFAEHMKAIPLSAPTIPIVSSVSGEVLSDDQATDPYYWAAHLLETVRFSDAVTRVTELAQPDAVVVEVGPGQALSGLVRQSASKSPIRLTQPLLPHPQQSVTSAEHAWASIGRLWQSGVEVDWKSLYRGEARSGLHLPTYPFEKDRYWVDGLGPPVEKFSETHVQEKTEPMPAQDLTTQQLIAQQLQIMREQLEAFRSGS; this comes from the coding sequence ATGCAACGCTACAAACAAATACTCAAAGCAACGGTCGGGCCTCGGACGATCACAAAACGGCGGCGAATCTCTCCGTTGGCAAACGGATCGATAGAGTCTGCACTCATTCGGTTATCACCTCGCCGCGCTGGCGACATCATCGACAAACGTTTAATTATAATCGCTGCCATGCAATACAAATGTCTTCATCATTGGTTTGAACAACAAACCGCTTCGTCGAGCGGATCGGTTGCGGTTGTGTCGGCGAGTCGATCGTGGACGTATCGTGAACTGAACCGCATTGCGAATCGAATCGCCAACCAATTGACCGAGCGTGGCGTCAAAGCAGGCGATTTGGTAGCACTGTGTTTGCCGCGCGACATCGAATTGATTGCGGCCATCCTCGGTATTCTCAAAGCGGGAGCAGCATACGTTCCGATCGACCCCACCGTGCCGCCCGCCCGCTTCGGTTTCATCATCGAGGATTGCCAGGCCACTTCGATAGTCACCAATCACGAATTGGCAGATCGCTTCAACATCCCGAATGACAGCCAAGTTCTGCTAGCTGACGCGTCGATCACAGCATCTGACTCGCGCTGGGATGCCAACCCAAACGTCGACGTTGGTCCAAATGACCTGGCTTACGTCATCTATACTTCTGGTTCAACGGGGATTCCCAAAGGCGTCTTGGTCGAGCATCACAACGTCACTCGGCTCTTTCAGCAAACCGAGAAATGGTTTGGTTTCGATGGAAACGACGTCTGGACACTGTTTCATTCCGCTGCGTTTGATTTTTCAGTCTGGGAGATTTGGGGCGCTCTGCTCTACGGCGGCAGATTGGTGATCCTACCCTACGCCGTTAGCCGATCGCCTCGCGACTTCTATCGCTTACTCATTGAACAAGGTGTGACGGTTTTGAGCCAAACTCCGTCCGCGTTTCGGCAATTGATGATTGCCGATGAAGCGATGTTCGATCGCGATCAGCCACTCTCCCTGCGTTACGTTATCTTTGGTGGCGAAGCGTTGGAGTTTAGCTCGCTTCACGATTGGGTGGATCGGCATGGTGACGATTCTCCCAAGCTGATCAACATGTATGGGATTACTGAAACGACGGTTCATGTGACTTATCGGCATGTCACCGCCTCCGATGTACAAAGTGAAACAAGTAGCTGCGTCGGAGTTCCGATCCCCGATCTAAGCTTGTCTGTTTTGGATCAGAACCAAAACCGGGTAGTCGATGGACAAGTCGGTGAAATCTATGTTTCTGGTCCCGGTGTGGCACGCGGTTATTTGAATCGTCCGCAGCTCAATGATGAGCGTTTCGTTACGCTTCAATCATTTGAAGGTGAGTCCGATGCGGTGCCCGATGGTAAACGCGTGCGGTACTATCGAACGGGCGACCTAGGGCGTCTGCGGACGAACGAATGTGGGGAGACCGAACTTGAGTATCACGGACGTATCGATAGGCAGGTCCAACTACGTGGTTTTCGAATTGAACTAGGTGAAGTCGAAGCGAGGCTACAACAACACGCCGCTGTCGCCCAGTGCATTGTGATCGTTTGTAGCGAAGATCCCTCATGGCAGGATTCCCTTTCACAGGCTGGTCCAGTTCTGGCTGCTTATGTTGTGGCGAAACCAGAACAAACGTTGTTGGCTGAATCGCTTCGTCGTCATTTGGCGGTCAACCTGCCCGAGTACATGATCCCATCGTACTTCGTCCCCATCGACACGATTCCGTTAACCATCAACGGGAAACTTGACCTTGATTCCTTACCGTCACTCGATCGAGCGATTGAGCGAATCGGCCCGCAAGTAGACGTCCGCTCAGCGGCCAGTGACGCTGAACGAACGATTGCGGAAGTATGGCAAACGTTACTCGGTACCGAGGCCGTTTCCTACAACGCTTCATTCTTCGAGCAAGGCGGTCAGTCGTTGATGTTGTTGGAAATGGAGCGACAACTACAAGGAAAGTTTCCCAAGCCATTCGCGATCGTTGACTTGTTTGAATATCCAACCATCCCGCTGTTGGCTGAGTTTTTGAGTGGTTCGGTGCCCGCTCGGGTTGTCTCGCCACGCGGTGACTCAAGGCCGGCCAAGGACGATCGTGAAGACTCGGATGCTATTGCCATCGTGGGCATCGCGGCTCGCTTTCCGGGAGCGGATTCAGCCGAAGCGTTTTGGGACAACTTGAGGAATTCGGTAGAGTCGATCCGCCGATTTTCATCTCAGGAATTGGCCGATCATGGTGTCCCAAGTTCGATTTACCAAGACGAAGGTTATGTTCCTGTAGTGGCAACGCTCGATGGCATCGATCAATTCGACGCGTCCTTTTTTGGATTCAGCCCACGTGAAGCGATGCTTACCGATCCTCAGCATCGGCTCTTTTTGGAATCGGCATGGACGGCGCTTGAAGATGCGGGGTACGACTTTGCCGATGCGCAGCGGCGGCGGATCGGTGTCTTTGCTGGATCGAGACCGAACGGGTATCGCGATTTGATTCAGCAAGCGATTGACGCCACACAGCCCGATGTCAACTTTGAAGTGCTGTTGCGAAATGAAAAGGATTTCTTAGCCACCCGCGTCTCGCATTGTCTGGATCTACGTGGTCCGGCGCTGACGGTACAAACGGGATGTTCGACCTCGCTGGTTGCCATCCAATTGGCTTGCCAATCATTGCTTGCTGGTCAATGCACGATGGCATTGGCTGGCGGAGTCAGTGTCGATTTAGAAAACCGACATGGCTACATTGCGGTTGAGGGGATGATTCATTCCTCCAGCGGGCAGGTTCGCGCCTTTGATGCCGATGCAAACGGAACCGTTTTCGGAGAAGGTGTGGGGGTCGTGGCATTAAAGCGATTGTCGGACGCTCGTCGCGACAACGATTCCATTTACGCCGTGATCGCTGCGACCGCAATCAACAACGATGGAGCTGTGAAGACAGGGTTCGCAGCACCATCGGTTAGTGGACAAGCGGAAGTGATCGAAATGGCGATGCAGCAGGCGGGCGTGTCGGCGAACGACATCGGTTACGTCGAAACGCATGGCACTGGAACGTTCATCGGCGACCCGGTAGAAATCCGCTCACTCGAACGTGCGTTCCGCGATCGCTGTGCGGATGTTGGTGCGTGTCCGATCGGATCGGTCAAAACAAACATCGGTCATCTTGATGTTGCCGCCGGTATGGCAGGACTGATAAAAGCCGCCTTCATGGTGCGCGACGCATTGATTCCGGCGAGCCTTCATTTTGACAAACCGAATCCCAACATCCATTTTGAAAATAGTCCTTTTCGGGTCAATACGAAATTGGTGCCCTGGCAAACGAAAGGTCCGCGGATCGCTGGCGTCAGTGCGTTTGGGGTCGGTGGCACGAACGCTCATGTGATTTTGCGAGAGCCAACGGGGCAAAAACGACAACGGAGTAGGCGAACGCTAAACCCGATCACGCTTTCAGCGAAAACACCTACGGCGCTTTTGAACCAGCGTAAACGGTTGGCGGATTTTTTGATCCAGCATCCTAAGACATCACTCGCCGACTTGGCGTGTACTTTGATGCGTCGAGCTCGGTTTGATTACCGTACTACGGTCACGGCTGAGTCGGTCGAATCGCTGATCGAAGGCTTGCAAAGACCTCAGCCAGTCGAGTCACTTCGTCCGGCGGTCGCTTCGCCATCGATCGTGTTTATATTTCCTGGTCAAGGGTCACAGCATCCGAGGATGGCCAAAGAGCTGTATGACACCGAGCCCGTTCTGAAAACGCATTTGGATGCCTGTTTCGATTTTCTCTCAGCCGACCGCAAGCTTGATCTTCGAGATTTGGTCTTTCGTGACAACGCCGATGAAACAACCGCGGCAAAGCTCAATCAAACGAACATCGCGCAACCGGCTCTGTTTTGTCTTTGCTATTCGCTCGCTCGATGGCTCGAATCGCTCGGTATTCGTCCCGAGAGCATGGTCGGACATAGCGTGGGTGAATTCGTCGCCGCAACGATCGCCGGAGTCTTTACGCTTTCCGATGCACTGCGTTTGGTTGCGATTCGGGGTGAGTTGATGCAAGCGATGCCGGAGGGAGGCATGATGGCCATTCGCACGTCAGCCGAGGATGTCCAGAGATATCTGCCTCGTCGTGTCTCGATTGCAGCAGTCAACAGCCCGCAATTGTGTGTGGTTGCCGGCCCCGAAGAGCAACTCGATGCACTGGAGCGAAAGTTGGAGAAGAAATCGATCGTATGCAAGCGGCTGCATACCTCGCACGCCTTTCACTCGGCGATGATGAAGCCCGCCGTGGCACCATTCGCCGAGCACATGAAGGCGATTCCGCTATCGGCTCCGACGATTCCAATTGTATCGTCCGTCAGCGGAGAAGTACTCAGCGATGACCAAGCTACCGATCCATACTACTGGGCAGCCCATCTGTTAGAAACCGTCCGCTTCTCCGACGCCGTGACCCGTGTGACCGAGTTGGCACAACCTGATGCCGTCGTCGTTGAAGTGGGACCAGGCCAAGCGTTAAGCGGATTGGTGCGTCAATCCGCTTCGAAATCACCCATTCGACTCACGCAGCCACTCCTGCCCCACCCGCAACAATCCGTAACTTCAGCTGAACATGCCTGGGCATCCATCGGTCGATTGTGGCAATCGGGTGTCGAGGTCGATTGGAAGTCGCTCTATCGAGGTGAAGCAAGATCCGGACTGCACCTGCCTACGTACCCGTTCGAAAAGGATCGCTACTGGGTCGACGGTCTGGGGCCGCCGGTCGAGAAATTTTCGGAAACCCACGTACAAGAAAAAACGGAACCGATGCCAGCTCAAGATTTAACAACCCAACAATTGATTGCCCAGCAACTGCAGATAATGCGCGAGCAACTTGAAGCGTTTCGCAGTGGATCTTGA